From the Hyphomicrobium sp. ghe19 genome, one window contains:
- a CDS encoding aminotransferase class V-fold PLP-dependent enzyme, giving the protein MELTTKGRYAVMAMADLAGHADEGAIALSVVAERQSLPLAYLEQLFVPLRRAGLVESARGRSGGYRLSKPAADISIAAVMDAVEEDTRFTRCSHNDPRCSTATPCVTHWLWSALSESTEQFLSSVNLADVITGGRYSSRPIFAAAAARPAGKRTYLDYNATAPLRPEAKAAMIAALDVVGNSSSVHAEGRRARAVVEGARESVARLIGAKPSEIVFTSGATEANNWAIGQPWASILTSGVEHDSVLAPVRSAHCEIIMMPVDRNGVVSVKDVTEQVLPRGFAGPSLLALQLANNETGVVQPVAEMTELARSHGLSVHTDAVQAAGRMAIDFAALGVDTLALSAHKLGGPKGIGALVIRDHIDLVPLLRGGGQERRRRAGTENVAAIAGFGAAAEAALRDLQAAEAIRALRDGLEADVKRISPDVVIIGEGAERLGNTTALALPGKLAETLVIRLDLAGIAVSAGSACSSGKVGASHVLEAMGLGHDIAAGTIRISLGPATTKDDIAAFLAAWTTIAGAPALAA; this is encoded by the coding sequence GTGGAATTGACGACCAAAGGCCGCTACGCGGTCATGGCCATGGCCGATCTCGCCGGGCATGCCGATGAAGGCGCCATAGCGCTATCGGTCGTCGCAGAGCGGCAGAGCCTGCCGCTTGCGTATCTCGAGCAACTTTTCGTGCCACTTCGCCGCGCCGGCCTCGTCGAAAGCGCCCGCGGCCGGTCCGGCGGTTACCGGCTTTCCAAGCCTGCCGCGGATATCTCCATTGCTGCGGTCATGGATGCGGTCGAGGAAGACACACGGTTCACCCGGTGCTCGCATAACGATCCGCGCTGTTCTACCGCGACACCTTGTGTCACGCATTGGCTTTGGAGCGCGCTGAGTGAGTCGACGGAGCAGTTCCTGTCCTCCGTCAATCTCGCCGACGTCATTACGGGCGGGCGATATTCGTCGCGGCCGATATTCGCGGCCGCTGCCGCGCGGCCGGCGGGAAAACGAACATACCTCGATTACAATGCCACGGCGCCGCTTCGGCCGGAGGCAAAGGCTGCGATGATCGCGGCGCTCGACGTCGTCGGCAATTCTTCATCGGTTCATGCGGAAGGACGTCGCGCTCGCGCGGTCGTCGAGGGCGCGCGCGAAAGCGTCGCGCGTCTGATCGGCGCTAAGCCGTCCGAGATTGTTTTCACGAGCGGTGCGACCGAAGCCAACAACTGGGCAATCGGGCAGCCGTGGGCGTCGATTTTGACGAGCGGCGTCGAGCACGATTCCGTTCTCGCGCCGGTCCGTTCTGCGCACTGCGAAATCATCATGATGCCGGTCGACCGGAACGGTGTGGTGAGCGTCAAAGACGTCACCGAGCAGGTATTACCGCGGGGCTTTGCGGGTCCGTCGCTTCTCGCACTCCAGCTTGCCAACAATGAAACCGGCGTCGTTCAGCCTGTCGCGGAAATGACCGAGCTGGCGCGATCGCATGGGCTCAGTGTGCACACGGATGCTGTGCAGGCGGCCGGCCGGATGGCGATCGATTTCGCCGCACTCGGTGTCGATACGCTGGCGCTTTCCGCGCACAAATTGGGCGGGCCTAAAGGTATTGGCGCCCTGGTCATTCGCGACCATATAGATCTTGTCCCCTTACTTCGGGGCGGCGGGCAGGAACGGCGGCGGCGGGCGGGTACAGAGAACGTCGCGGCCATCGCCGGATTTGGCGCAGCGGCAGAAGCCGCGCTTCGCGACTTGCAGGCTGCGGAGGCCATCCGAGCCTTGCGGGATGGACTCGAGGCCGACGTAAAGCGTATCAGTCCCGATGTCGTGATCATCGGCGAAGGCGCAGAGCGCCTCGGAAATACGACGGCACTGGCGCTTCCGGGGAAGCTCGCCGAGACGCTGGTCATCAGGTTGGATCTCGCCGGAATCGCTGTAAGCGCCGGATCGGCTTGCTCGTCCGGCAAAGTCGGCGCGAGCCACGTTCTCGAAGCGATGGGCCTCGGTCACGACATTGCCGCTGGCACTATCCGCATCAGTCTCGGACCGGCGACGACGAAGGACGATATCGCGGCATTTCTGGCTGCATGGACGACGATCGCAGGGGCGCCGGCGCTCGCTGCGTAA
- a CDS encoding alpha/beta hydrolase: MPELIINGPGGRLEARYHHESNGDSPIALILHPHPQFGGTMNNQVVYSLYHTFAARGFSVLRFNFRGVGRSQGVWDGGPGELADAASALDWLQQVKPDAKTCWIAGVSFGTWIAMQLLMRRPEVDGFICVAPPSNLYDFSFLAPCPSSGLIINGDIDRVVPTASVAEMAAKVKVQKGIKITHEVVPGANHFFENKTEELGNIVGSYLDDRMIQFEQDRERNKERERERERERQRQRELERMETQSTPAAAAASEDDSDDE; the protein is encoded by the coding sequence ATGCCCGAACTTATTATCAATGGCCCAGGCGGACGCCTGGAAGCCCGGTACCATCACGAAAGCAACGGCGACAGCCCGATCGCGCTGATTTTGCATCCCCATCCCCAATTCGGGGGCACGATGAACAATCAGGTCGTCTATTCGCTCTACCACACCTTTGCCGCACGTGGATTTTCCGTGCTGCGGTTCAATTTCCGCGGCGTAGGTCGCAGCCAGGGCGTCTGGGATGGCGGCCCGGGTGAGCTTGCCGATGCGGCATCCGCTCTCGACTGGCTCCAGCAGGTCAAGCCCGACGCCAAGACGTGCTGGATCGCCGGCGTGTCGTTCGGAACGTGGATTGCCATGCAGCTGCTGATGCGGCGCCCCGAGGTCGATGGCTTCATCTGCGTCGCCCCGCCGTCCAATCTCTATGACTTCTCCTTCCTCGCGCCCTGCCCCTCTTCGGGCCTGATCATCAATGGCGACATCGATCGCGTCGTCCCGACGGCGTCGGTCGCCGAAATGGCCGCAAAGGTTAAGGTGCAAAAGGGCATCAAGATCACGCATGAGGTCGTGCCCGGCGCCAACCACTTCTTCGAGAACAAGACCGAAGAACTCGGCAACATCGTCGGCAGCTATCTCGATGACCGGATGATCCAGTTCGAGCAGGATCGCGAACGCAACAAGGAACGCGAGCGCGAACGCGAGCGGGAGCGCCAGCGCCAGCGCGAACTCGAGCGGATGGAAACCCAGAGCACCCCGGCCGCCGCGGCTGCCTCCGAGGACGACAGCGACGACGAATAA
- the sufB gene encoding Fe-S cluster assembly protein SufB, translating to MAAVQETIDHVRKIDVDQYKYGFETVIDSVRAPKGLDESTVRYISAKKGEPEWLLNWRLEAFTRWKAMTEPTWAKVHYPKIDFQDLYYYSAPKSTEGPKSLAEVDPELLETYKKLGIPLKEQEILAGVTSSRVAVDAVFDSVSVVTTFKDELKKAGVIFCSISEAVREHPELVKKYLGSVVPQSDNYYASLNSAVFSDGSFVYVPEGVRCPMELSTYFRINAKQTGQFERTLIIADRGAYVSYLEGCTAPMRDENQLHAAVVELVALDDAEIKYSTVQNWYPGDAQGKGGIYNFVTKRGDCRGHHSKISWTQVETGSAITWKYPSCILRGDYSRGEFYSIAVSNGYQQVDSGTKMIHLGKNSSSRIISKGIAAGYSQNTYRGLVSAHRKATGVRNFTNCDSLLIGDKCGAHTVPYIEAKNSSAHFEHEATTSKISDDMLFYCRQRGLSSEEAVALVVNGFVRDVLQQLPMEFMAESQKLIGISLEGSVG from the coding sequence ATGGCTGCTGTTCAGGAGACGATCGATCACGTTCGGAAGATCGATGTCGACCAGTACAAGTACGGTTTCGAGACGGTGATCGATAGCGTTCGGGCTCCAAAGGGCCTCGATGAATCGACCGTGCGCTACATCTCGGCCAAGAAGGGCGAACCCGAGTGGCTTCTGAATTGGAGGCTCGAGGCGTTTACCCGCTGGAAAGCGATGACCGAGCCCACGTGGGCGAAGGTGCATTATCCGAAGATCGATTTTCAGGACCTTTATTACTACTCGGCGCCGAAATCGACCGAGGGGCCGAAGAGCCTCGCCGAGGTCGATCCGGAGTTGCTGGAGACCTATAAGAAGCTCGGGATTCCGCTCAAGGAGCAGGAAATTCTCGCCGGCGTGACGTCGTCGCGCGTCGCGGTCGATGCCGTGTTCGACAGCGTCTCGGTCGTCACGACGTTCAAGGACGAGCTGAAGAAAGCGGGCGTGATTTTCTGCTCGATCTCGGAAGCGGTGCGCGAGCACCCCGAACTCGTGAAGAAGTATCTGGGCTCGGTTGTGCCGCAGTCGGACAACTATTACGCATCGCTGAACTCGGCAGTGTTTTCCGACGGCTCGTTCGTGTACGTGCCGGAGGGTGTGCGCTGCCCGATGGAGCTTTCGACGTATTTCCGCATCAATGCGAAGCAGACGGGACAATTCGAGCGCACGCTGATCATCGCCGATCGCGGCGCGTACGTTTCCTATCTCGAAGGCTGCACCGCGCCGATGCGCGACGAAAATCAGCTGCACGCAGCGGTCGTCGAGCTTGTGGCGCTCGATGATGCCGAGATCAAATATTCGACGGTGCAGAACTGGTATCCGGGCGACGCCCAAGGCAAGGGCGGCATCTATAACTTCGTGACGAAGCGCGGGGATTGCCGCGGTCATCATTCGAAGATCTCGTGGACGCAGGTGGAAACCGGCTCCGCCATCACGTGGAAATATCCGAGCTGCATTCTGCGCGGCGACTATTCCCGCGGCGAGTTCTATTCTATCGCCGTTTCGAACGGCTATCAGCAGGTCGACAGCGGAACGAAGATGATCCACCTCGGCAAGAATTCGTCGAGCCGCATCATCTCGAAGGGTATCGCGGCGGGTTATTCGCAGAATACCTATCGCGGTCTCGTGTCGGCGCATCGGAAGGCGACGGGTGTTCGCAACTTCACGAACTGCGACTCGCTGCTCATCGGCGACAAGTGCGGCGCGCACACCGTGCCTTACATCGAAGCGAAGAATTCGAGCGCGCACTTCGAGCACGAGGCGACCACGTCGAAGATCTCGGACGACATGCTGTTCTACTGCCGTCAGCGCGGACTTTCGTCGGAGGAGGCGGTCGCGCTCGTCGTCAACGGCTTCGTCCGCGATGTGCTGCAGCAGCTGCCGATGGAGTTCATGGCCGAGTCGCAGAAGTTGATTGGCATCTCGCTTGAAGGAAGCGTGGGATGA
- the sufC gene encoding Fe-S cluster assembly ATPase SufC: MLEIKNLHVKLADEDRMILKGLSLTVPKGEVHAIMGPNGSGKSTLAYVLAGRDGYEVTDGDILWNGESILDMEPDERAAKGVFLAFQYPMEIPGVAGLTFLRTALNSVRKKRGEAELTTPAFLKLAKEKGEKLNIDIDMLKRPVNVGFSGGEKKRSEILQMGLLEPTLCVLDETDSGLDIDALRIVSEGVNALRSPDRAFLVITHYQRLLNYIVPDKVHVLADGRIQKTGGKELALELEKSGYAEYSHKAA; encoded by the coding sequence ATGCTTGAGATCAAAAACCTGCACGTAAAGCTCGCGGATGAGGATCGCATGATCCTCAAGGGGCTTTCGCTGACGGTGCCGAAGGGTGAAGTGCACGCCATCATGGGGCCGAATGGTTCCGGCAAGTCGACGCTCGCGTATGTGCTCGCGGGGCGCGACGGTTATGAAGTCACTGACGGCGACATCCTGTGGAATGGCGAGTCCATCCTCGACATGGAGCCGGACGAACGCGCCGCAAAGGGCGTGTTCCTTGCGTTCCAATATCCGATGGAAATTCCGGGTGTGGCCGGTCTGACGTTTCTCCGCACGGCGCTCAACTCCGTTCGCAAGAAGCGCGGCGAAGCCGAGCTGACGACGCCTGCCTTCCTGAAGCTTGCGAAGGAGAAGGGCGAGAAGCTCAATATCGACATCGATATGTTGAAGCGTCCGGTCAACGTCGGGTTCTCGGGCGGCGAAAAGAAGCGCTCGGAAATCCTGCAGATGGGACTTCTGGAGCCGACTTTGTGCGTGCTCGACGAAACGGATTCAGGGCTCGACATCGATGCGCTGCGGATCGTCTCGGAAGGCGTCAACGCGCTTCGTTCGCCCGATCGTGCGTTCCTCGTGATCACGCACTATCAGCGGCTCTTGAATTACATCGTGCCGGACAAGGTGCACGTGCTCGCGGACGGGCGCATCCAGAAGACGGGCGGCAAGGAACTTGCGCTCGAACTCGAGAAATCCGGCTACGCAGAATATTCGCATAAGGCAGCCTGA
- the tyrS gene encoding tyrosine--tRNA ligase, which yields MSTPKSEFLKIMTERGFVHQSSDIEGLDKLASEGRLVAYVGYDCTAPSLHIGHLLSIMMLRWMQTSGAGKPIALMGGGTTRIGDPSGKDETRVLRTVEEIEANKESIKQVFAGFLRFGDQKTDALMVDNAEWLAPLNYIGFLRDVGRHFSVNRMLTMDSAKLRLERDQELSFIEFNYMLLQAYDFVELNRRYGCNLQMGGSDQWGNIVTGIDLGRRMGVKEQLYALTCPLLTTASGAKMGKTAAGAVWLNEAQLSAYDYWQFWRNTEDADVGRFLKLFTFLPLDEIAKLESLSGSGINEAKKVLATEATALLHGREKAEAAAETARKTFEQGTLADDLPTIEIPRADLDAGLGVLTAFVKAGLVASNSEARRQVQGGGLKVNDEAVTSDKATVGTADASANGVIKLSLGKKKHVLLKPV from the coding sequence ATGTCGACACCGAAATCCGAATTTCTCAAGATTATGACCGAGCGCGGCTTTGTTCACCAGAGCTCGGATATCGAGGGCCTTGATAAATTGGCGAGCGAGGGCCGCCTCGTCGCCTATGTCGGCTACGATTGCACCGCGCCATCGCTGCATATCGGCCATCTCTTGTCGATCATGATGCTCCGCTGGATGCAGACATCCGGCGCCGGCAAGCCGATCGCCCTGATGGGTGGCGGCACCACGCGCATCGGCGATCCGTCTGGCAAGGACGAGACGCGCGTATTGCGCACGGTCGAAGAGATCGAAGCCAACAAAGAGAGCATCAAGCAGGTCTTTGCTGGATTCCTGCGCTTCGGCGATCAGAAGACCGATGCACTGATGGTCGACAACGCCGAATGGCTGGCGCCGCTGAATTATATCGGCTTCCTGCGCGACGTCGGCCGCCACTTCTCCGTCAACCGCATGCTGACGATGGACAGCGCAAAGCTGCGCCTCGAGCGCGACCAAGAGCTGTCGTTCATCGAATTCAATTACATGCTGCTTCAGGCCTACGACTTTGTGGAACTCAACCGCCGCTATGGCTGCAACTTGCAGATGGGCGGATCGGACCAGTGGGGCAACATCGTCACCGGCATCGACCTTGGCCGCCGGATGGGCGTCAAGGAGCAGCTCTACGCCTTGACCTGTCCGCTGCTGACGACCGCATCCGGCGCGAAAATGGGCAAGACCGCCGCCGGCGCCGTCTGGCTGAACGAAGCCCAGCTTTCCGCCTACGATTACTGGCAGTTTTGGCGAAACACGGAAGACGCGGACGTCGGGCGCTTCCTGAAGCTTTTCACATTCCTGCCGCTCGACGAAATCGCCAAGCTCGAGAGCCTTTCGGGTTCAGGCATCAACGAAGCAAAGAAAGTTCTGGCGACGGAAGCAACCGCTCTTCTGCACGGCCGCGAAAAGGCTGAGGCCGCAGCCGAGACCGCGCGCAAAACGTTCGAGCAAGGAACGCTCGCGGATGATCTGCCAACGATCGAAATACCCCGCGCCGATTTGGATGCCGGGCTTGGCGTTCTGACGGCGTTCGTGAAAGCGGGCCTTGTAGCGTCGAACAGCGAAGCCCGCCGGCAAGTTCAAGGCGGCGGCCTGAAGGTCAACGATGAAGCCGTGACGAGTGACAAGGCGACCGTCGGCACCGCCGACGCCAGCGCGAACGGTGTTATCAAGCTTTCGCTCGGAAAAAAGAAGCACGTGCTTCTGAAACCGGTCTAA
- a CDS encoding AsmA-like C-terminal region-containing protein, with translation MTKLATGGRPPNRRDADQSAQLNAVSRTAVSQRVATAPPAPALADEEEGAASAGLRHFLSGCRVLFYCVVPLTLLAMMATGLLYVRLKHGPIAFDFVVSPIERGINAELVTSSVKIDGAELRLGPNSELEFRLRDVSVLEQGGDVVLSSPLAAVNISMAALARGRIVPARIELIDPIIALAYSEKSGFVFERAIPKPTPVRPDGSTPAAPPPVANPGTTVVPPRSAIEAGTKVNLAKMLSESSRRARKRLDATSYLTEFGLSNATVVVDYEGQRSSWRIDEASVDFNHAERRSVISGRATVASPRGAWSVSFLTDESVQTGKLDVKATIRDLVPSTLAAAAPPLALLGNFEFPVSGDATIELSSVGDIESGELAVEVGQGRVRLPHLVHPMEVTAGLFKLTFDGKARHWELQPSPVKWADGTMMFTGNMTDVSKGTDPPQWLFALDGKNGVFEAAEFNVPPVTIDTWSARGTIIPRRGFIDLTEFRLAGGGGEATIKATTQAGPQGQSMSAEFAVSPMPLATLKALWPRAVATGTRDWVGKNVSAVDFKGGALRFTNSNVGGMEPGSVSTELERVGASFEASNAVFTPLPGMQAITAPSASIRINDNVLDITVPEGAVTLPSGGQLPLKNGRLTTDDILAPRTNGEIGFSAVGDLAPFLEAMEQLPVRAIRDASPLPKAGEGKVDAQLVIKLPFVPGVTGDDMTITGKARVSDGRFGKVAGRFDVQGFTLDLTLTDTSLDAKGDLLINGIPAKVVGQRLLGPDAGQQPPVKIVAKLDETDRTQLGLDINNLVHGVVPVEISLQKGDRPEPAIKLHADLTESELTFEHLQWRKPAGRAASLDADIVSSPGRDTELQNFKVISDDIAADGRIVIGTDNKVKEFDFPGVNLNVISRLDMSGSRSKEDIWTIKIAGSNFDARNFFRSLFSVGDGPDRKDKASSPGAHVTVDLANVIGSSDVSLRNLKMAIEMRNGDLASLDAKGTLDGGALLVAKLDQGQGGRRLVVTSSDAGQVMKLVNFYPNMTGGKMQLEVGLDGAGPAEKTGVLVVDNFRVLGDPIVTEVVSSADEGRPAIGGNRKVTREVFDFARMRAPFSVGYGQFVLQESYLKGPMLGATLRGKVDFRTKRVNIGGTYIPLQGLNGALGDIPLLGQILSGSQGEGIVGMTFAVQGPTSDPQVIVNPFSLVAPGIFRDIFQMTSMDPTIQVREDRAPQKPVEDRVRAAPPVPSDGGDKPKPKAKTAAPAQAKAKKTAPKEAEAVDGWSSTTTNH, from the coding sequence TTGACGAAACTGGCAACCGGCGGGCGCCCTCCAAATCGGCGCGACGCCGATCAAAGCGCGCAGCTAAATGCCGTGTCACGAACTGCTGTTTCGCAGCGCGTGGCGACGGCTCCGCCCGCCCCTGCATTGGCTGACGAAGAAGAAGGGGCGGCGTCTGCCGGTCTCCGGCATTTCTTAAGCGGCTGCCGCGTTCTCTTTTATTGCGTCGTGCCGTTGACGTTGCTCGCGATGATGGCGACCGGCCTGCTCTACGTACGGCTGAAGCACGGTCCTATCGCTTTTGACTTCGTCGTCTCGCCGATCGAGCGCGGCATCAACGCGGAACTCGTTACGAGCTCGGTGAAGATCGACGGCGCCGAACTCAGGCTCGGACCAAACAGCGAGTTGGAATTCCGGTTGAGAGACGTGAGCGTGCTCGAGCAGGGCGGCGATGTCGTGCTCTCGTCGCCGCTTGCCGCCGTAAATATCTCGATGGCGGCGCTGGCGCGCGGGCGCATTGTTCCGGCGCGCATCGAACTCATCGATCCGATCATCGCGCTCGCCTATTCCGAGAAATCCGGATTTGTTTTCGAGCGGGCGATCCCGAAGCCGACGCCGGTGCGTCCGGATGGCAGCACGCCTGCCGCGCCGCCGCCTGTCGCCAACCCAGGAACAACGGTCGTTCCTCCGCGCTCGGCTATCGAAGCGGGAACAAAAGTCAATCTGGCGAAGATGCTGAGCGAGTCGTCCCGCCGCGCCAGAAAGCGCCTCGACGCGACTTCGTATCTGACGGAATTCGGCCTTTCAAACGCGACTGTCGTCGTCGACTACGAGGGGCAGCGCAGCTCATGGCGCATTGACGAGGCGAGCGTTGATTTCAATCACGCCGAGCGGCGTAGCGTCATCTCCGGCCGCGCGACCGTCGCGTCTCCGAGGGGGGCTTGGTCCGTATCGTTCCTGACGGACGAAAGCGTTCAAACCGGCAAGCTCGATGTGAAGGCGACGATCCGCGACCTCGTTCCATCGACGCTCGCAGCCGCGGCGCCGCCGCTCGCCTTGCTCGGCAACTTCGAATTTCCGGTTTCGGGCGATGCCACTATCGAGCTTTCGAGCGTCGGCGATATCGAAAGCGGCGAACTTGCCGTCGAAGTGGGACAAGGGCGCGTGCGGCTTCCGCATCTGGTCCACCCGATGGAGGTCACGGCCGGTCTCTTCAAACTGACGTTCGATGGCAAGGCCCGGCATTGGGAGCTGCAGCCGAGCCCGGTGAAATGGGCCGATGGCACAATGATGTTCACCGGGAACATGACCGACGTTTCGAAAGGAACGGATCCGCCGCAATGGCTTTTCGCGCTCGACGGCAAGAATGGTGTTTTCGAGGCGGCGGAATTCAATGTGCCTCCGGTCACCATCGACACCTGGTCGGCGCGCGGCACGATCATACCCCGGAGGGGCTTCATCGATCTTACCGAATTCCGCCTCGCGGGTGGGGGCGGCGAGGCGACGATCAAGGCGACGACGCAGGCGGGACCACAAGGTCAGAGTATGTCGGCTGAGTTCGCCGTTTCACCGATGCCCCTTGCGACGCTCAAGGCGCTATGGCCGCGTGCAGTGGCGACCGGGACGCGCGACTGGGTTGGCAAGAACGTATCGGCTGTCGACTTCAAGGGTGGAGCTCTTCGGTTCACGAACAGCAACGTGGGTGGCATGGAACCCGGCTCCGTTTCGACGGAGCTAGAGCGCGTCGGTGCGAGTTTCGAGGCGAGTAACGCGGTGTTCACGCCGTTGCCGGGAATGCAGGCGATCACGGCGCCGAGCGCATCGATCCGCATCAACGACAATGTGCTCGACATCACCGTGCCCGAAGGCGCGGTCACATTGCCTAGCGGCGGGCAGCTGCCGCTCAAGAACGGCCGTTTGACTACGGACGATATCCTGGCGCCCCGCACGAATGGCGAGATCGGCTTTTCAGCAGTCGGGGATCTTGCTCCTTTCCTTGAAGCCATGGAACAGCTTCCTGTCCGGGCCATACGGGATGCTTCGCCATTGCCGAAGGCCGGTGAAGGCAAGGTCGACGCCCAGCTTGTGATCAAGCTGCCGTTCGTGCCCGGCGTGACCGGCGACGACATGACCATTACGGGCAAAGCGCGCGTATCCGACGGGCGCTTCGGCAAAGTCGCCGGCCGCTTCGATGTTCAAGGTTTTACTCTCGATCTCACGCTCACCGACACGTCGCTTGACGCAAAGGGCGATCTGCTTATCAACGGCATTCCGGCGAAGGTCGTCGGACAGCGGCTACTCGGTCCGGATGCGGGGCAGCAGCCGCCGGTCAAGATCGTCGCGAAGCTGGACGAAACGGATCGCACGCAGCTCGGCCTCGACATCAACAACCTCGTTCACGGTGTCGTCCCGGTCGAAATTTCGTTGCAGAAGGGTGATCGGCCAGAGCCTGCGATCAAGTTACATGCCGATTTGACGGAGTCGGAGCTTACATTCGAACATTTGCAATGGCGCAAGCCTGCGGGCCGGGCGGCGAGCCTTGACGCGGATATCGTCAGCAGCCCGGGTCGCGATACGGAATTGCAGAATTTCAAGGTCATCAGCGACGATATCGCCGCCGATGGGCGGATCGTCATCGGCACCGACAACAAGGTCAAGGAATTCGATTTTCCTGGGGTCAATCTGAACGTCATCTCGCGGCTCGACATGAGTGGATCGCGCAGCAAGGAGGACATTTGGACGATCAAAATCGCCGGATCGAATTTCGACGCGCGAAATTTCTTCCGTTCGCTATTCAGCGTCGGCGACGGTCCTGACCGAAAGGATAAGGCGTCGTCGCCTGGCGCGCACGTTACCGTCGACCTCGCGAACGTCATCGGTAGCTCCGACGTTTCGTTGCGCAATCTCAAGATGGCGATCGAAATGCGCAACGGAGATCTCGCGAGCCTCGATGCCAAGGGCACGCTCGATGGCGGCGCATTGCTCGTCGCGAAACTCGATCAAGGTCAAGGCGGCAGGCGATTGGTCGTTACCTCGAGCGACGCGGGCCAGGTGATGAAGCTCGTGAACTTCTATCCCAATATGACGGGCGGGAAGATGCAGCTCGAAGTCGGGCTCGACGGCGCTGGGCCCGCGGAAAAGACCGGCGTTCTCGTTGTCGACAATTTCAGGGTTCTCGGAGATCCGATCGTTACCGAAGTCGTCAGCAGCGCTGATGAGGGGCGTCCGGCAATCGGCGGCAACCGCAAAGTTACGCGCGAGGTTTTCGATTTCGCGCGGATGCGCGCGCCGTTCTCGGTCGGGTACGGTCAGTTCGTGCTGCAGGAATCCTATCTCAAAGGGCCGATGCTCGGCGCAACGCTTCGCGGCAAGGTCGATTTCAGGACGAAGCGCGTAAACATCGGCGGCACCTACATTCCGTTGCAGGGTTTGAACGGCGCGCTCGGCGACATTCCGCTGCTTGGACAAATCTTATCGGGCTCGCAGGGCGAGGGAATCGTCGGAATGACATTTGCCGTTCAGGGGCCGACTTCCGACCCGCAGGTCATCGTCAACCCGTTCTCTCTCGTCGCGCCTGGAATATTCCGGGACATATTCCAGATGACGTCGATGGATCCGACCATTCAGGTGCGCGAAGACCGGGCACCGCAAAAGCCGGTCGAGGACCGAGTGCGCGCGGCTCCCCCCGTTCCCTCTGATGGGGGCGACAAGCCAAAGCCGAAAGCAAAGACTGCGGCGCCAGCGCAGGCCAAGGCAAAGAAGACCGCTCCGAAGGAGGCTGAGGCGGTCGACGGTTGGTCATCGACGACGACCAACCACTGA
- a CDS encoding anhydro-N-acetylmuramic acid kinase codes for MGKLMRAIGLMSGTSLDGVDVALLETDGEDIVRRGQARTYPYDDAMRRLLINAIADAGGLESRDHRNHSLAEAERALTERHAVAVSQFFRDTEIDGASVDVIGFHGQTVLHKPEAGLTVQLGLGELLANFTRCPVVYDLRAADVDAGGQGAPLVPVYHRALTSKLPQRPVAVVNIGGVANVTWIGRDGNLLAFDTGPGNALLDDWMARKTGAHLDSGGATASNGNVDEEAVRNFLSHGYFTEPPPKSLDRNTFSTDLVDDLSVEDGAATLAAFTARAIARAREHMPAEPELWIIAGGGRKNRAIMRMLAEQVQNAVVPAETVELDGDSLEAEAWAYLAVRSIRGLPITYPGTTGVAEPMSGGLRADPTAHVIH; via the coding sequence ATGGGCAAGTTGATGCGGGCGATTGGGCTGATGAGCGGCACGTCGCTCGATGGCGTTGACGTAGCCCTTCTCGAAACGGACGGGGAGGACATTGTTCGCCGCGGCCAGGCGCGGACCTATCCCTATGACGACGCCATGCGGCGCCTGCTCATCAACGCGATTGCTGACGCTGGAGGTCTCGAGTCGCGGGACCATCGCAATCACTCGCTGGCGGAGGCCGAGCGGGCCCTGACCGAGCGTCATGCTGTCGCCGTCAGCCAGTTTTTCAGGGATACCGAGATCGATGGGGCGTCGGTCGACGTCATCGGTTTTCACGGCCAAACCGTCCTTCACAAGCCTGAGGCGGGCTTGACCGTGCAACTCGGGCTCGGAGAGCTCTTGGCCAATTTTACGCGGTGTCCCGTCGTCTACGATCTCCGCGCTGCCGACGTCGACGCGGGCGGGCAAGGCGCGCCCCTCGTTCCGGTTTACCATCGCGCGCTCACGTCAAAGCTGCCGCAACGGCCGGTCGCGGTCGTCAACATCGGCGGCGTTGCGAACGTGACGTGGATCGGCCGCGACGGCAATCTGCTGGCGTTCGATACGGGGCCGGGCAACGCGTTGCTCGACGATTGGATGGCGCGGAAAACCGGCGCGCATCTCGATTCCGGCGGAGCAACCGCTTCGAACGGCAACGTGGACGAAGAAGCCGTTCGGAATTTTCTAAGCCATGGCTACTTCACTGAGCCGCCGCCGAAATCGCTCGACCGGAATACGTTCTCGACGGATCTGGTCGACGATCTCTCGGTCGAGGACGGGGCGGCGACGCTTGCGGCCTTCACGGCGCGCGCCATCGCCAGAGCGCGCGAGCACATGCCAGCCGAGCCCGAGCTTTGGATCATTGCGGGGGGCGGCCGCAAGAACCGTGCGATCATGCGGATGCTTGCCGAGCAGGTTCAAAATGCGGTTGTTCCCGCAGAGACCGTGGAGCTCGATGGCGACAGTTTGGAAGCGGAAGCGTGGGCCTATCTGGCGGTTCGCTCAATCCGCGGTTTGCCGATCACGTATCCCGGAACGACGGGCGTTGCCGAGCCGATGAGCGGGGGGCTGCGCGCAGACCCCACCGCTCATGTGATTCATTAG